One genomic region from Anopheles bellator chromosome 2, idAnoBellAS_SP24_06.2, whole genome shotgun sequence encodes:
- the LOC131212235 gene encoding 37 kDa salivary gland allergen Aed a 2-like, with protein MIALVLAVSLIGSFTLVASQASAAGDWKPLEPEETLFVYTRCQEDHLPAGAKRTQYHSQWRQWKLLPDDPVTHCYLKCALVGLGLWDERAKRFQPARITTQHLEYKKLNEASDSEVAQYKAAVGNLKGGKGSCTELYKAYKPVHDKFVALTQKLYHGTPQAANKVYQANPFMKRKDESAMAYCEKMVYSPKTKKDMCAGRQYQLTGSKELRDVIECIFRELRYTKNGELNVDEIVRDFKLINKGNLEQQIRSVLSKCRGMTPYDHYTCLLKSNLKKDFKKAFDFREIRSANYSYLLKGNKYDRAKVKSMIAEIDKKTCG; from the exons ATGATCGCGCTCGTCCTTGCCGTTTCCCTCATCGGTAGCTTCACGCTAGTGGCCTCACAG GcatcggcggccggcgattGGAAGCCACTTGAGCCGGAAGAAACTTTGTTCGTGTATACGCGCTGCCAGGAAGATCACCTCCCAGCCGGAGCCAAGCGAACGCAGTACCACAGCCAGTGGCGTCAGTGGAAACTGTTGCCCGACGATCCCGTCACCCATTGTTACCTCAAGTGTGCCCTGGTTGGGTTGGGACTGTGGGACGAACGGGCGAAACGATTCCAGCCCGCCAGGATCACCACGCAGCATTTGGAGTACAAAAAACTGAACGAGGCCAGCGACAGCGAGGTGGCCCAGTATAAGGCAGCCGTTGGCAATCTGAAGGGTGGCAAGGGCAGCTGCACCGAACTGTACAAAGCGTACAAACCCGTGCACGACAAGTTTGTCGCGTTGACGCAAAAGCTGTACCACGGCACGCCCCAGGCGGCGAACAAGGTGTACCAGGCGAATCCATTCATGAAGCGCAAGGACGAGTCGGCGATGGCGTACTGCGAGAAGATGGTTTATTCCccgaaaacgaagaaggacATGTGCGCCGGTCGTCAGTATCAGCTGACCGGGAGCAAGGAGTTGCGTGATGTCATCGAGTGTATCTTCCGCGAGTTGCGCTACACCAAGAATGGGGAACTCAAT GTCGACGAGATCGTGCGCGACTTTAAGTTGATCAACAAGGGCAACCTAGAGCAGCAGATCCGCTCGGTGCTTTCGAAGTGTCGAGGTATGACACCGTACGATCACTACACGTGTCTACTGAAAAGCAACCTGAAGAAGGACTTCAAAAAGGCCTTCGATTTCCGCGAAATACGGTCGGCGAACTACTCGTATCTGCTCAAAGGGAACAAGTATGACCGGGCAAAGGTGAAGTCGATGATTGCGGAGATAGACAAGAAGACTTGCGGATAA
- the LOC131208048 gene encoding negative elongation factor D-like translates to MNLWKEPVESLVSGPNQDNLREGLPEDPRPRVIEDCLSLFSTTDYIMEPTIFTQLKRYFLAGGDTEPAINLLAGNYTAVAQMANLVGEWLTVAGVSVSEVQKMAENRLIDSILSMFDPAKADAAFAEDSFSPTWLIEMIEHRAWRSLFNRLSEMYPNCLMLEYVIKLMSDAGFQGEITSIVAVSQQIDVFSRVLGSAIARFLDRPDDQQRTIKCAKLMCHTEHTYLYGQFLLQKISQHPKYGLIMKRLSQEIGKYALRNNRNVIPITMALHSAEHYPEARDALGAMLTKNSLNPSYIVVLHQMYSSTQPPPIDLIRVPQFLELLVDSLFTAGTRINKYHKSKYIYLLAYAVSVVSTSYSKANKSELQKTIEAIERAHGICTLDQYSCDLICHIPTLFECLHFPVVGAGLIRWVESVLVRQQYHLEANSPHLVLLDEVASEHPLLREPVLRLLVKLLESKPEERAGLLMLQVKKMLIDRMVHLLAHDYVVPVLKYINTCVLRADVDVSLIRYFVQEVLEIIEPPYSDEFVQLFLPLVENKQITGSMTHVADSDPVSAFIFHCKAYHMEAETKTP, encoded by the exons ATGAATTTGTGGAAAGAACCCGTGGAGTCATTGGTCAGTGGTCCGAAT CAAGATAACCTTCGCGAGGGATTGCCCGAGGACCCTCGCCCGAGGGTGATCGAGGATTGTTTGTCCTTGTTCTCTACCACCGACTACATCATGGAGCCGACGATCTTCACTCAGTTAAAGCGCTACTTTCTGGCGGGTGGCGATACCGAACCGGCCATCAATCTACTCGCCGGCAACTACACGGCGGTAGCGCAGATGGCGAACCTGGTGGGCGAGTGGCTCACCGTGGCCGGTGTGTCCGTGAGCGAGGTGCagaaaatggcggaaaatcGCCTGATAGACTCGATTCTGAGTATGTTCGATCCGGCGAAGGCAGATGCTGCTTTCGCCGAGGATAGCTTTAGTCCTACCTGGCTCATCGAGATGATCGAGCACCGCGCTTGGCGGTCACTCTTCAATCGGCTGTCGGAGATGTACCCGAACTGTCTGATGTTAGAATACGTCATCAAGCTCATGTCGGACGCTGGATTTCAGGGCGAAATTACTTCCATTGTGGCTGTGTCACAACAGATCGACGTGTTTTCACGCGTCCTTGGAAGTGCGATCGCTAGGTTCCTCGATCGACCGGATGACCAACAGCGCACGATCAAGTGTGCCAAGCTGATGTGTCACACGGAACACACCTATCTATACGGTCAGTTCTTACTGCAGAAGATCTCGCAGCACCCGAAGTATGGGTTAATCATGAAGCGTCTTTCGCAGGAAATTGGCAAATACGCGCTTCGAAA CAATCGGAATGTGATACCGATCACAATGGCGCTCCATAGTGCAGAACATTACCCGGAAGCACGCGACGCACTTGGGGCGATGCTGACAAAGAACTCGCTCAACCCGTCCTATATTGTAGTGCTTCATCAAATGTACTCGTCCACGcaaccgccaccgatcgatctgATACGCGTCCCGCAATTCTTGGAGCTGCTTGTCGATTCGCTGTTCACCGCGGGTACCAGGATCAACAAGTACCACAAATCGAAATACATTTATCTACTTGCGTACGCGGTCAGTGTGGTCAGTACCTCCTACTCGAAAGCGAACAAGAGCGAACTGCAGAAAACAATAGAAGCGATTGAGCGAGCACACGGGATATGCACTTTGGACCAATATTCATGCGACCTTATCTGCCACATCCCGACGCTCTTCGAATGCCTTCACTTTCCGGTGGTCGGAGCTGGCCTGATACGTTGGGTGGAGAGTGTGCTTGTGCGTCAGCAGTACCATCTCGAAGCCAACTCTCCGcacctggtgctgctcgatGAGGTGGCTTCCGAGCATCCATTGCTCCGCGAGCCGGTCTTGCGGCTGTTGGTCAAGCTGTTGGAGTCGAAGCCGGAAGAACGGGCGGGGCTTTTGATGCTGCAGGTAAAGAAGATGCTGATCGACCGCATGGTACACTTGTTGGCGCACGACTACGTAGTACCCGTGCTGAAGTACATTAACACGTGTGTTTTGCGTGCCGATGTGGATGTTTCCCTCATCCGTTACTTTGTCCAAGAGGTCCTGGAAATCATCGAGCCCCCGTACTCGGACGAGTTTGTGCAGCTGTTTCTGCCGCTGGTAGAAAACAAGCAGATAACAGGTTCGATGACGCACGTGGCCGACAGTGACCCAGTGTCGGCGTTTATCTTTCACTGCAAGGCGTACCACATGGAAGCG GAAACCAAAACACCTTAA